One window from the genome of Pedobacter schmidteae encodes:
- a CDS encoding efflux transporter outer membrane subunit, with amino-acid sequence MKRYIGIVLLLILASCKVSRQYQKPEVNTAQLYRDYNSSDTSNMATLPFKKLFADTVLSGLITEGLKQNIDLKMAYQRIIAAQASFQQSKSAFLPDLNGNASIKQSKLAFPQGFGLINSSTQYDLGLTASWEADVWGKLKSAKRGALANMLQTEEARKAIQSQLIADIAGHYFRLLAMDQQLLILEQTASNRKKDVRAMKALKEANIVTGAAEVQSEASMYAAEVAIPRLQKQIRETENALNMLLARPSVMVRRTNLNEQQLPIDLKVGIPVQLLQNRPDVKQAEYAFMAAFESTNVARKLFYPSLTLTASGGFTSFSLKDWLTPAGLFGNIAAGIAQPILNKGTSKARLVTAKAMQQEAALNFQKSLLAAGQEVSNALFAYKVAKTQQEIRIKQLAALQKSVDFTKKLLRYSSATNYTDVLTSEQNLLAAQLEDVDDKLQQWQAVIALYRSLGGGAI; translated from the coding sequence ATGAAACGATATATAGGAATAGTATTGTTGCTGATCCTTGCTTCCTGCAAGGTCTCCAGGCAGTACCAGAAACCGGAGGTAAATACGGCACAGCTGTATCGGGATTACAATTCTTCTGATACCAGTAATATGGCTACATTGCCTTTTAAAAAGCTATTTGCCGATACTGTTTTGTCTGGTTTGATCACTGAAGGGTTAAAGCAGAATATTGATCTGAAGATGGCCTATCAAAGGATCATTGCAGCACAGGCTAGCTTTCAGCAGAGTAAATCAGCTTTTTTGCCCGATTTAAATGGTAATGCGAGTATCAAACAATCCAAATTAGCCTTCCCGCAGGGATTCGGTTTGATCAATTCTTCTACCCAATATGATCTGGGGCTTACTGCAAGCTGGGAAGCGGATGTATGGGGTAAGCTGAAAAGTGCTAAACGTGGTGCTCTTGCCAATATGCTCCAAACAGAGGAAGCACGTAAGGCCATCCAAAGTCAGTTAATTGCTGATATTGCAGGACATTATTTTAGGTTACTGGCTATGGATCAGCAATTGTTGATTCTGGAGCAAACAGCCAGCAACCGAAAAAAAGACGTACGTGCAATGAAGGCTTTAAAAGAAGCTAACATTGTTACGGGGGCAGCCGAGGTGCAAAGTGAGGCAAGTATGTATGCTGCTGAAGTGGCTATCCCGCGTTTGCAGAAGCAGATCAGAGAAACGGAAAATGCACTGAATATGTTGCTGGCGCGACCTTCGGTAATGGTAAGGAGAACCAATTTAAATGAACAGCAACTCCCGATAGATTTAAAGGTAGGGATACCGGTACAATTGCTGCAAAACAGACCTGATGTAAAACAGGCCGAATATGCGTTTATGGCTGCTTTCGAATCTACCAATGTAGCCCGTAAGCTATTTTACCCCTCGCTAACCTTAACTGCATCGGGTGGTTTTACCAGCTTTAGCTTAAAAGATTGGTTAACTCCTGCAGGTTTATTTGGAAATATTGCTGCAGGAATTGCTCAGCCAATTTTGAATAAAGGCACCAGTAAAGCGCGTTTGGTTACTGCAAAAGCAATGCAGCAGGAGGCGGCATTGAACTTCCAGAAATCGTTGTTGGCAGCAGGACAGGAAGTTTCGAATGCACTTTTTGCTTATAAAGTTGCCAAAACTCAACAGGAAATACGCATAAAGCAGTTGGCTGCACTTCAAAAGTCTGTCGATTTTACCAAAAAATTGTTGCGCTATAGTTCTGCTACCAATTATACGGATGTGTTAACTTCTGAACAGAATTTGCTCGCTGCACAGTTAGAAGATGTGGATGATAAATTACAGCAATGGCAGGCGGTAATTGCGTTGTATCGGTCGCTTGGAGGGGGAGCAATTTAG